A genomic stretch from Setaria viridis chromosome 1, Setaria_viridis_v4.0, whole genome shotgun sequence includes:
- the LOC117841036 gene encoding ribosome production factor 2 homolog: protein MVAAIRVPKTQRARRELLKHAPKLVETGKKTLILHGTKTSAVLNSVLSDIYHLKRDNAVKYTKKNDNIRPFESGGESSLEFFSLKTDCSLIVYGSHSKKRPNNLILGRTYDHHIYDLVEVGVENYKSMESYVYDKKLAPKLGSKPFFAFIGEHFESAEELKHLKEVLLDLFRGEVVENLNLAGVDRIYVCTATSPTTVYMMHCALRLKRSGTSIPRMELVEVGPSMDLVVRRHRLPVESLKKEAMKTADHAKKVKNVTKDPVQGRLGKVYMPDQQVGKLALSNDIKGLKRERREAKKNKEHSKKQKVNPE from the exons ATGGTTGCGGCGATCAGGGTACCCAAGACCCAGCGCGCCAGGCGGGAGCTCCTCAAGCACGCGCCCAAGCTC GTTGAAACTGGCAAGAAGACACTTATCCTCCATGGTACCAAGACTAGTGCAGTGTTGAACTCTGTGCTGTCAGATATCTACCACCTGAAGCGTGATAATGCTGTGAAGTACACCAAGAAGAATGACAACATTAGGCCGTTTGAAAGTGGTGGAGAATCTTCTCTGGAGTTTTTCTCCCTCAAGACAGACTGCAGCCTTATAGTG TATGGTTCTCATTCAAAGAAGAGGCCCAACAATTTGATTTTGGGAAGGACATATGACCACCACATATATGACCTTGTTGAAGTAGGTGTTGAGAACTACAAATCGATGGAATCTTACGTTTATGATAAGAAGCTCGCACCAAAACTTGGATCGAAGCCTTTCTTTGCCTTCATAGGGGAACATTTTGAGAGTGCCGAAGAGCTCAAGCATTTGAAAGAAGTGCTGCTTGATCTTTTCAGAGGAGAG GTTGTAGAGAATCTAAACCTTGCTGGTGTAGATCGGATCTATGTGTGCACAGCAACCTCTCCTACTACTGTCTACATGATGCACTGTGCTCTCCGTCTAAAAAGGTCAGGCACATCTATTCCTAGAATGGAGCTAGTTGAAGTTGGGCCTTCGATGGATCTGGTTGTAAGGAGACATAGGCTTCCAGTTGAAAGTTTGAAGAAAGAAGCTATGAAGACTGCTGACCATGCTAAGAAG GTGAAGAATGTCACCAAGGATCCAGTGCAGGGCAGGCTGGGCAAGGTCTACATGCCAGACCAGCAG GTTGGAAAGTTGGCCTTATCGAACGACATAAAGGGACTGAAGAGGGAGCGCCGTGAGGCCAAGAAAAACAAGGAGCACTCAAAGAAGCAAAAGGTCAACCCTGAGTAA
- the LOC117844630 gene encoding uncharacterized protein, translating to MGNCIQQSSSSSGSRGAFAGEGRRPAAHQLQRSGGGRRRSASGDDEEEGQEGAAPPPPVVKMKMVLTKGELGWLVARLNAGDRRLEDVLHEMAACKREGRAGAADGWRPSLESIVECPAETATEAAAAANSADD from the coding sequence ATGGGCAACTGCATCCAGCagagcagcagtagcagcgGTAGCCGCGGCGCCTTCGCCGGAGAaggccgccgcccggcggcgcATCAGCtgcagaggagcggcggcggcaggagaaGAAGCGCatccggcgacgacgaggaggaaggccaagaaggggcggcgccgccgccgccggtggtgaAGATGAAGATGGTGCTGACCAAGGGTGAGCTGGGGTGGCTTGTTGCCCGGCTCAATGCCGGCGACCGCCGCCTCGAGGACGTGCTCCACGAGATGGCGGCGTGCAAGCGCgagggccgcgccggcgccgccgacgggtGGCGGCCCAGCCTCGAGAGCATCGTCGAGTGCCCCGCCGAGACGGCGACGgaggctgccgccgctgccaacTCCGCCGATGATTAG